The window GCCCGCCGCTCATTGCCATCCGCGAAGGCGATTGCGCGCCCACCGCGATCCACAACCATCACGTCCAAAGCGCTCTCACTCACCACGGCCTGCGCCACCTCCTGCGCCGCCATTGCAACCCGAACGGCCAGTTCCGGTCCCGCGATCTCAAGCGCCTCCTTGGCTGTATTCGCCGCAGCAATCACTTCACGCTCAGCCAGCCCCTCAGCCATCACGGCCAGCGTGGCGAAATTCACCTGGCTGCGCCCGGAGTGCAGATCCATCGCCCCCTGCGCCAGCTTCGTCAGCTTGCCGAAGCCACCAACGATACTCACTCGTTCCACCGGATGCCGGGCCAGATACTTCAACATCCCTCCGGCGAAATCACCCATGTCCAGCATTGCATGGTCGGGCAGTCCAAAATAAGCCTGTGCCACCCGTTCCGATGTCGCCCCCGTTGCCCCTGCCACATGGGTCAGCCCCGCAGCGCGCGCCACGTCAATCCCCCGATGGATGGACGCAATCCATGCCGCGCAGGAAAACGGCCGCACGATCCCGGTGGTGCC of the Algicella marina genome contains:
- a CDS encoding cobalt-precorrin-5B (C(1))-methyltransferase, producing MTRKPDGDLRTGFTTGACATAAAKAAAGALLSGRFEPSVQITLPRGQTPVFELAETALGEGWARAVVQKDAGDDPDVTHGAMIVVTIRRSAGGILFRAGEGVGVVTRPGLPISPGEPAINPVPRQMMAGVLEEVAAAAGLAADFEVEVSVPGGADLAKQTWNPRLGIEGGISILGTTGIVRPFSCAAWIASIHRGIDVARAAGLTHVAGATGATSERVAQAYFGLPDHAMLDMGDFAGGMLKYLARHPVERVSIVGGFGKLTKLAQGAMDLHSGRSQVNFATLAVMAEGLAEREVIAAANTAKEALEIAGPELAVRVAMAAQEVAQAVVSESALDVMVVDRGGRAIAFADGNERRAL